A genomic window from Hippocampus zosterae strain Florida chromosome 13, ASM2543408v3, whole genome shotgun sequence includes:
- the msmo1 gene encoding methylsterol monooxygenase 1 — translation MEVNGTANILSSAYLAAEYVDAFLPGNPLQPSFKHVWHYMLNNYTKFQIATWGSLIVHELIYFFFCLPGFLFQFLPFMQKYKIQPDKPETWEKQWRCFKMLLFNHFFIQLPLICGTYYFTEFFNIPYDWDSMPRWPYIVAQCFGCAVVEDAWHYFLHRLLHHRRIYKHIHKVHHEFTAPFGMQAEYAHPAETIILGAGFFIGIMIFCNHVFFLWAWVAVRLLETIDVHSGYDIPVNPLHLLPFYAGARFHDFHHMNFVGNYASTFTWWDKVFNTDNQYNKHMQKEGGDKKTQ, via the exons ATGGAGGTAAATGGCACTGCGAACATCTTGAGCTCGGCCTACCTGGCGGCGGAGTACGTCGACGCGTTCTTGCCCGGGAACCCCTTGCAGCCCTCGTTCAAGCACGTGTGGCACTACATGCTGAACAACTACACCAAGTTCCAGATCGCCACTTGGGGCTCGCTCATCGTGCACGAGTTGATCTACTTCTTCTTTTGCCTCCCTGGCTTCCTTTTCCAGTTCCTACCCTTCATGCAGAAGTACAAGATTCAGCCG GACAAGCCGGAGACATGGGAGAAGCAGTGGCGGTGCTTCAAGATGTTGCTGTTCAACCACTTCTTCATCCAGCTTCCACTCATCTGCGGCACATACTACTTCACAGAGTTCTTCAACATCCCTTACGACTGGGACTCCATGCCGCGATG gCCGTACATCGTGGCTCAGTGCTTCGGCTGTGCCGTGGTGGAGGACGCGTGGCACTACTTCCTCCACCGACTTCTCCACCACCGCAGGATCTACAAGCACATCCACAAAGTGCACCACGAGTTCACC GCGCCGTTTGGCATGCAGGCCGAGTATGCCCACCCCGCCGAGACCATCATCCTGGGGGCGGGCTTCTTCATTGGCATCATGATCTTCTGCAACCACGTCTTCTTCTTGTGGGCCTGGGTGGCCGTGCGCCTGCTGGAGACCATCGACGTGCACAG CGGGTACGACATCCCGGTCAACCCGCTGCACTTGCTGCCGTTCTACGCCGGCGCCCGCTTCCACGACTTCCATCACATGAACTTTGTGGGCAACTACGCTTCTACCTTCACCTGGTGGGACAAGGTGTTCAACACCGACAACCAGTACAACAAGCACATGCAGAAAGAAGGAGGCGACAAGAAGACCCAGTAA
- the klhl2 gene encoding kelch-like protein 2, which translates to MVHAARPSVLPLNTSGIMDTHPPCTRLCPHALNKEDGVERQSAVTLNPRHMRKAFKVMNEMRSQSLLCDVTIVAEDVEISAHRVVLAAGSPYFHAMFTGEMAESRAKRVRIKEMDGWTLGLLVDYIYTAEIKVTEENVQALLPAAGLLQLNEVKKSCCDFLSSQLHPSNCLGIRAFADLHACLQLLTQANCYAEQHFTEVVASEEFLNLGMEQVSSLIASDKLTIPTEEKVFESVIAWVNHDKDVRQEHLAHLMEHVRLPLLTREYLVQRVEEESLIKNSSACKDYLIEAMKYHLLPADQRALMKTARTRMRTPACCPKVMVVVGGQAPKAIRSVECYDFEEQRWYQVAELPTRRCRAGVVYVGTCVYAVGGFNGSLRVRTVDCYDPAMDRWTSVSSMQDRRSTLGAAMLNGLLYAVGGFDGSTGLSTVEAYNAKTDEWFHVLPMSTRRSSVGVGVVNGILYAVGGYDGATRQCLSTVEAYNPKSNTWSYIAEMGTRRSGAGVGVLKGLLYAVGGHDGPLVRKSCEVFDPASNSWRQVADMNMCRRNAGVCTINNLLYVVGGDDGSCNLASVEFYNPNSDKWTLVPSCMSTGRSYAGVTVIDKPL; encoded by the exons ATGGTGCATGCCGCTAGGCCAAGTGTGCTACCGTTGAATACAAGCGGAATCATGGACACGCATCCACC gtGCACAAGACTTTGTCCACATGCTCTGAACAAAGAGGATGGTGTGGAGAGACAAAGTGCGGTCACTCTCAACCCTCGACACATGAGGAAAGCTTTCAAAGTCATGAATGAAATGCGCAG TCAAAGCTTGTTGTGTGACGTCACCATCGTAGCGGAGGACGTGGAGATCTCCGCTCACCGTGTGGTGCTCGCCGCCGGCAGTCCGTACTTCCACGCCATGTTCACAG GGGAGATGGCCGAGAGCCGAGCCAAACGCGTGAGAATCAAGGAGATGGACGGGTGGACTCTGGGACTCCTGGTGGACTACATCTACACTGCTGAGATAAAAGTCACAGAGGAGAATGTGCAG gcTCTGCTGCCGGCCGCCGGTCTGCTGCAGCTGAACGAGGTGAAGAAGTCGTGCTGCGACTTCCTGAGCTCTCAGCTGCACCCGTCCAACTGCTTGGGCATCCGAGCCTTCGCTGACCTGCATGCCTGCTTGCAACTACTCACGCAGGCCAACTGCTACGCAG AGCAACACTTTACCGAGGTGGTCGCCAGCGAGGAGTTCCTCAATCTGGGCATGGAGCAAGTTTCAAGCCTCATCGCCAGTGACAAACTCACCATTCCCACCGAGGAGAAG GTCTTTGAATCGGTCATCGCGTGGGTCAACCACGACAAAGATGTGCGACAGGAGCACTTGGCTCACCTCATGGAGCACGTGCGCCTGCCCCTGCTCACCAGAGAATACCTGGTGCAG CGCGTGGAGGAGGAGTCCCTTATCAAGAACAGCAGCGCATGTAAGGACTACTTGATCGAAGCCATGAAGTACCACCTGCTGCCCGCTGACCAGCGAGCACTCATGAAGACGGCACGTACGCGCATGCGgacccccgcctgctgcccgaag gtgatggtggtggtcgGCGGCCAGGCGCCCAAGGCCATCCGCAGTGTTGAATGTTACGACTTTGAGGAGCAGCGTTGGTACCAGGTGGCAGAGTTGCCCACCCGCCGGTGCAGAGCGG GCGTGGTGTACGTGGGCACATGCGTGTACGCCGTGGGGGGCTTCAATGGTTCCCTGCGCGTGCGTACGGTGGATTGTTATGACCCCGCGATGGACCGCTGGACCAGTGTCAGCAGCATGCAAGACCGTCGATCCACGCTCGGGGCCGCCATGCTCAATGGACTTTTGTACGCCGTCGGGGGCTTCGATGGAAGCACGG GTTTGTCCACCGTTGAGGCGTACAACGCCAAGACGGATGAGTGGTTCCACGTGTTGCCCATGAGCACACGACGAAGCAGCGTGGGAGTGGGTGTTGTTAACG GTATCCTGTATGCCGTCGGTGGTTACGACGGCGCCACTAGACAGTGTCTGAGCACTGTGGAAGCCTACAACCCCAAAAGCAACACGTGGAGTTACATCGCTGAAATGGGCACGCGACGCAGTGGCGCCG GCGTGGGCGTGCTGAAAGGTTTGCTGTACGCCGTGGGCGGTCATGACGGTCCTTTGGTGAGGAAGAGCTGTGAAGTGTTCGACCCGGCCTCCAACAGCTGGCGACAGGTGGCCGATATGAACATGTGTCGTCGTAACGCAG GTGTGTGCACCATCAACAACTTGCTATATGTGGTGGGCGGTGACGATGGCAGCTGCAATTTGGCCTCGGTGGAATTCTACAACCCCAACTCGGACAAATGGACGCTGGTGCCCAGCTGCATGAGCACGGGACGCAGTTATGCAG GTGTGACGGTGATCGACAAGCCCTTATGA
- the med28 gene encoding mediator of RNA polymerase II transcription subunit 28, with translation MAATEAYLRMRTPNPELTGTGLAMASSMSGMFPGQQPPTAHPIPGVGGPGQPGFPLTGNRSQGSNTLVDELEASFEACFASLVSQDYVNGTDQEEIRTGVDQCIQKFLDVARQTECFFLQKRLQLSVQKPEQVVKEDVSELRNELQRKEMLVQKHLSKLHHWQQVLEDVSVQHRKPSDLPPPGPLAFLEQASASLPPAPLKPN, from the exons ATGGCGGCCACAGAGGCGTATTTGCGCATGCGCACGCCGAATCCGGAACTCACCGGCACTGGCTTAGCGATGGCGTCGTCTATGAGCGGTATGTTTCCCGGACAGCAGCCGCCAACCGCGCATCCTATTCCCGGCGTAGGTGGCCCGGGCCAGCCCGGTTTCCCACTTACGGGTAACCGGAGTCAGGGAAGCAACACGCTGGTAGATGAACTGGAAGCCTCGTTTGag GCATGTTTTGCATCATTGGTAAGCCAAGACTACGTGAACGGAACAGACCAAGAGGAGATCCGAACCG GCGTGGACCAGTGCATACAAAAGTTCTTGGACGTGGCTCGGCAGACGGAATGCTTCTTTTTGCAGAAGAGGCTTCAGCTGTCTGTGCAGAAACCAGAACAGGTGGTCAAAGAG GATGTATCCGAGTTGCGCAATGAGCTCCAGAGGAAGGAAATGCTGGTACAGAAGCATTTGTCCAAACTGCACCACTGGCAACAAGTGCTGGAGGACGTCAGCGTGCAGCACCGCAAGCCCAGTGACCTGCCGCCACCCGGGCCCCTGGCCTTCCTGGAACAGGCGTCGGCCAGCTTGCCTCCCGCTCCTTTAAAACCCAACTGA